AACCATTCCTACACTTTCAGGTTCAACAACAAGGCGTTTGACTTGTTTCTCAATATTTTCTCTATGCCAAAGGTCGTCAGCATCTAGAAAAGCAATAAATTCCCCTTGAGAAACCTTGATGCCGTGATTTCGAGCGGCTGCGACACCTGCATTAGGCTGTTGGATCAGCCTAAATCGCTCATCTTGATCTATAAAGTTCTGAGCAATGGTCGCTGTCTCATCTGTGGAGCCATCATCAATAATTAGAACTTCAAAATGACGATATGTTTGGTTAAGGAGAGATTTTAGTGTTTGTCCAATAAAAACTGCAGCATTATATGCAGGAACAATCACTGATACGAGTGGCTGAGATATATCTCCCATAATATTGTGGATATTAGATAATACTAATATTTTATCTACAGGTGCTAGAAGCAGTACGTCCTGGGAAATTGGCCCAATGTAGCTAAGGCGAAGTGCTGAGTATCTTTTGATACAAAAAGATGGCAAATCTTTATTGAGAGGTTACTTAGATCAAGCATAGAGATGAACCCATTTGCATGTATTATTTTATAGAATAATATACCATTTCTATGGTATATTTCAAAGAAAATATCAGCAATTTAATTGAGCCTGAACTAATATAACTTGCCTTTGAATTAATCGCTAATGCGTTAATTTCCATGTAATCTTTGGATAAGTTTTGAATTTGATCAATGCTAACAAATCCTTGCTTTTTTGATGAAGCATTAATGTAGAATTGTACCTATCAGCTTTTAGTTCTTGATTGCAAAATATTGAGAAAACCAAAAACTTCTTGCTGTTTAATAGAAATTTAATATTAGTTATGAAGTTTGAAAAGTCTGGTATTATTGTCAGAAAGATTCCAATTTACATCGTATATTTGGAATAGCCAGGTAAAGAAAATTGAATTGATTCACTCGTTTGGAGAATAGTAATATCAGTCCTCTTATGGGATGGTTTGTTTTTTAGTGCTGTTTGGATTTCAGGAAAATTCTGTATGGCATTTTTTTGAAATAGTTCTAGGAAGGTTGAGTTTGATTTGTTCTGTAGCACCTGAATTTGTCTTTCAGTCCGTTAGAGCTGGATATATTTTGAAGCTAGGGCACTACCTAAAATAAGCAGCTGTCTTGATTGTTTTATGAATAATTCGCTTATTTCTGTCATTATTCCTGCGTATAATGCATCTGAATATATTGGTAGAACCTTGACCTCAGTCATTAATCAGTCCTACCAGAATTTTGAGATATTGGTGGTCGATGATGGGTCTACAGATGAGACAGCCTCCATCGCTAGCCATTTTGCTGAATTGGATTCGAGAATAATGCTGATTCAGCAAGCAAATCAAGGTGTTGCTTCTGCCCGAAATCACGGCATCAAGGTTGCTCAAGGCGAGTATATTGCACCCTTAGATGCAGATGATATTTGGCATAAGGATAATCTTAAAAAGAAATTCCAGATGTTCCTTATGCAAGAGGCATCTGTAGGTATGGTCTATTCTTGGTCTGCTGATATTGATGAACTTGGATACTTCACGGGGCATACCCATGTTGCCAGATACTTCGGGAATGTTTTGCCTGGCTTATGTTTGTCAAATTTTATCGGTAATGCCAGTTCCACAATGATTCGCAGTAAATGTTTCAACAACATTGGGGGATATTCAACTGAGCTTAAAGACAATAATGCCCAAGGGGCTGAAGACTGGGATCTGTATATTCGACTTGCTATTTGCTACCAAGTACAGGTCATACCAGAAGTTTTAGTGGGCTATCGACAACTCACGAACGGCATGTCCAAGAATACTGTCGTAATGATGAAATCTCAATATCTGACGTTGAAACGTTTAAAGGACAAGCTCGCCTTTCAATGCCCTATGTTGGAGCGCAGAATTTCTAGTAGTCATTTATCTGTAATGACACGCCAATTTTATGAAGAAGAGGCTTTTGATCAAGCTTTAGCTCATTTTATTAAAGCTATATGGGGTGAGGGGTTGATAACTTTGCTCCCATTTCGAAACTGGAGGTTATTGCTGAAGATACTTAGTAAGTTGTTCTTAGGTGGATGGCTTACTGCTAGTTCATTTGAAGAGAATGACGCTCAATCACCAAGTTTTTTGATATGTCGTCCTATAACTAAGTATCTAGATTGGATTTTTAATCTTTTTGCCGATAACAACTACACCCCAATTCAGAAATTGTCTGAACAAATTTATCCAGCAGGTCAAGAAGTGGGAGTACTCCCTTGGCGAAACACGATACTTCTGAAGTATCAGTTCTTAAAACAGATCAATACTTTGACAGGACAAGGACTACTTTGGTAGCCAAGATTTTTGGACTTCATCGCATCTTCAGTCGTTAGTTCTAGAGGTGAGAGTGTTTCTGTATGGGCATTCTAGGAATAAGGATTAAATCACCTCTAGAATATTGTTATCTTCGTGGTTCAGAAAAATCTGATGAAGTTGCAAGCATGAGATATCAGTTACCATTGTGAATTCGATGCGAATACTGATCACTTTTTAAGAGATTTGACATGAGCGACGAGACGAGGAACGCAGACTGGGACAAAGGACTTAGC
The Acaryochloris marina S15 genome window above contains:
- a CDS encoding glycosyltransferase family A protein, whose translation is MNNSLISVIIPAYNASEYIGRTLTSVINQSYQNFEILVVDDGSTDETASIASHFAELDSRIMLIQQANQGVASARNHGIKVAQGEYIAPLDADDIWHKDNLKKKFQMFLMQEASVGMVYSWSADIDELGYFTGHTHVARYFGNVLPGLCLSNFIGNASSTMIRSKCFNNIGGYSTELKDNNAQGAEDWDLYIRLAICYQVQVIPEVLVGYRQLTNGMSKNTVVMMKSQYLTLKRLKDKLAFQCPMLERRISSSHLSVMTRQFYEEEAFDQALAHFIKAIWGEGLITLLPFRNWRLLLKILSKLFLGGWLTASSFEENDAQSPSFLICRPITKYLDWIFNLFADNNYTPIQKLSEQIYPAGQEVGVLPWRNTILLKYQFLKQINTLTGQGLLW